In Geoalkalibacter sp., a single window of DNA contains:
- the cas2 gene encoding CRISPR-associated endonuclease Cas2, whose product MDHLYIVSYDVSNQRRWRRLFKAMHGYGEWLQLSVFQCRLGKMRMLELEDRIREIINHREDHVLILDLGPAENVKPHVRSIGKSFEPVKRQPVIV is encoded by the coding sequence ATGGATCACCTGTATATCGTCAGTTACGATGTCAGCAACCAACGCCGCTGGCGGCGGTTGTTCAAGGCCATGCACGGCTATGGCGAATGGTTGCAGTTGTCGGTCTTTCAGTGTCGCCTGGGCAAAATGCGCATGCTGGAACTGGAGGACAGAATCCGCGAAATCATCAACCACCGTGAAGACCACGTGCTGATTCTTGATCTGGGCCCGGCCGAAAACGTAAAGCCACACGTGCGCAGCATCGGCAAAAGTTTTGAGCCGGTTAAGCGTCAGCCGGTCATCGTTTGA
- the cas4g/cas1g gene encoding CRISPR-associated endonuclease Cas4g/Cas1g, with the protein MAATNDDFPLIPVRMLNEFVYCPRLGYQMWVQGEFAPSADTVDGSIKHRRVDRKGGQPLPVAPEEEELIHARSVSLSSEQLGITAKIDLVEGQGSAVRPVDYKRGKRPHVARGAYDPERVQLCAQGLLLREHGYACEEGDLYFVASKERVPVIFDEELTALTQEAIQQFREVARQGIIPAPLEDSPKCPRCSLVGICLPEEIRFLGQAGLPPRPIFAANEKGLPLYVQSPRAYVRKDGERLVVEVEKEKVATVAYGDTSQVVLFGNAGLTTPALHECLVREIPVTWLSYGGWFMGHTVGTGHRNVETRTAQYRASFDPQMCLRLARRLVAGKIANCRTLLKRNWKGEKELVGPALAALRRAMGAAMRADALDTLLGIEGTAAGRYFENFAGMFSPQSEGVMAFDMAGRNRRPPRDPVNALLSFAYAMLTREWTVTLAAVGLDPYRGFYHQPRFGRPALALDMMEPFRPLLADSTVLMAINNGEVQKEDFVSAAGACNLSERGRKNFIAAFERRMNQEVTHPIFKYRLSYRRLLEVQARLLIRFLSGEIPAYPVFVTR; encoded by the coding sequence ATGGCGGCGACAAACGATGATTTTCCCCTGATTCCGGTGCGGATGCTCAACGAATTCGTCTATTGCCCGCGACTCGGCTACCAGATGTGGGTGCAGGGCGAGTTCGCCCCCAGCGCCGACACCGTCGACGGAAGCATCAAGCACCGCCGGGTGGACCGCAAGGGTGGTCAGCCGCTGCCGGTTGCGCCGGAAGAGGAAGAGCTGATTCATGCCCGCTCGGTCAGCCTGAGTTCCGAGCAGTTGGGCATTACCGCCAAGATCGATCTGGTGGAAGGGCAGGGCAGTGCCGTGCGCCCCGTCGATTACAAACGGGGCAAGCGCCCCCATGTGGCGCGCGGCGCCTATGATCCGGAGCGTGTGCAACTCTGTGCGCAAGGATTGTTGCTGCGCGAACATGGCTATGCCTGCGAGGAAGGCGATCTGTATTTTGTAGCCTCCAAGGAGCGCGTCCCGGTGATCTTCGACGAGGAGCTGACGGCGCTGACTCAAGAAGCCATCCAGCAATTCCGCGAGGTGGCACGGCAGGGGATCATCCCCGCGCCCCTGGAAGATAGCCCCAAATGCCCGCGCTGTTCCCTGGTGGGCATCTGTCTGCCTGAAGAGATCCGCTTTCTCGGGCAGGCTGGACTGCCGCCTCGGCCGATCTTTGCCGCCAACGAGAAGGGCCTGCCCCTCTACGTGCAGTCGCCTCGGGCCTATGTGCGCAAGGACGGGGAGCGACTGGTCGTCGAAGTCGAGAAGGAGAAGGTCGCGACGGTGGCCTACGGTGACACTTCGCAGGTGGTGCTTTTCGGCAACGCCGGTCTCACCACGCCGGCCCTGCACGAATGCCTGGTGCGGGAAATTCCCGTGACTTGGCTAAGCTACGGCGGCTGGTTCATGGGGCACACCGTCGGCACCGGTCACCGCAATGTGGAGACGCGCACCGCCCAATATCGCGCGAGCTTCGATCCGCAGATGTGTCTGCGGCTGGCGCGGCGCCTGGTCGCCGGAAAGATCGCCAACTGCCGCACGCTTTTGAAACGCAACTGGAAAGGAGAAAAAGAGCTGGTCGGTCCGGCGCTTGCGGCGTTGCGTCGCGCTATGGGAGCGGCTATGCGCGCCGATGCGCTCGATACCCTGCTGGGCATCGAAGGAACAGCGGCGGGGCGCTATTTCGAGAATTTTGCCGGAATGTTCAGTCCCCAAAGCGAGGGCGTCATGGCATTCGACATGGCGGGGCGCAACCGTCGCCCGCCTCGTGATCCCGTCAACGCCTTATTGTCGTTCGCCTATGCCATGCTCACCCGTGAGTGGACGGTCACCCTGGCGGCGGTGGGCCTCGATCCTTATCGGGGTTTTTATCATCAACCTCGCTTCGGTCGCCCGGCCCTGGCCCTCGACATGATGGAGCCATTTCGCCCGTTGCTGGCCGACTCGACGGTGCTGATGGCGATCAACAACGGCGAAGTCCAAAAGGAAGATTTTGTCAGCGCCGCCGGGGCGTGCAATCTCAGCGAAAGGGGGCGGAAGAACTTCATCGCGGCCTTCGAGAGGCGGATGAATCAGGAAGTGACTCATCCGATTTTCAAATACCGCCTAAGTTATCGGCGGCTTCTGGAAGTGCAGGCGCGCCTGCTCATCCGTTTTCTGTCGGGAGAAATCCCGGCTTACCCCGTTTTCGTGACCCGGTGA
- a CDS encoding addiction module protein, with translation MSRLAREDILELSVSERIQLVEDIWDSIASIPETVQLSEAQKAELNKRLADYHADPAKGSPWDEVRERIRGGRR, from the coding sequence ATGAGCAGATTGGCCAGAGAAGACATCCTGGAACTGAGTGTTTCCGAGCGCATTCAACTCGTTGAGGATATCTGGGATAGCATCGCGAGCATCCCCGAAACCGTCCAACTCTCTGAAGCGCAGAAAGCGGAACTGAACAAACGGCTGGCCGACTACCATGCTGATCCCGCCAAGGGTTCCCCATGGGATGAGGTCCGCGAGCGGATCAGGGGGGGGCGCCGGTGA
- a CDS encoding type II toxin-antitoxin system RelE/ParE family toxin translates to MLIRPEAEADIGEAFDWYETRLPGLGSDFLLNVDAAFHAIHRSPRQFPLIHKSIRRTLIRRFPYQILFVEQEDQIVVLAVFHAKRNPKRWKKDPLS, encoded by the coding sequence TTGCTGATCCGCCCAGAAGCCGAGGCGGACATCGGCGAGGCCTTTGATTGGTACGAAACGCGGCTGCCGGGACTTGGCTCGGATTTTTTGCTCAATGTTGATGCTGCATTTCACGCCATACACCGGAGTCCTCGCCAGTTTCCCCTGATACATAAAAGCATCCGTCGCACCCTCATCCGAAGATTCCCTTACCAGATTCTCTTTGTGGAACAAGAAGATCAGATTGTTGTCCTCGCGGTCTTTCATGCGAAGCGCAACCCGAAGCGATGGAAAAAAGATCCTCTCTCCTGA
- a CDS encoding AbrB/MazE/SpoVT family DNA-binding domain-containing protein, protein MLIQTDSRRRITLPPTTGIKPGDTVDVEVLEDGRILLIPVEPVPRHQLWAWTAESKEAITRSLTDPRPSAKVDTAEEAEKVAKRWSGED, encoded by the coding sequence ATGCTCATCCAGACAGATTCCCGCAGACGAATCACCCTGCCCCCGACCACCGGAATCAAACCGGGGGACACGGTGGACGTCGAAGTGCTTGAAGATGGCCGCATCCTGCTGATTCCGGTGGAACCCGTCCCCCGCCATCAGCTGTGGGCCTGGACCGCCGAGAGCAAGGAGGCCATCACCCGGTCACTGACCGATCCCCGGCCTTCGGCTAAAGTCGACACCGCCGAGGAGGCCGAAAAGGTCGCCAAACGGTGGTCCGGTGAAGATTGA
- the csb2 gene encoding type I-G CRISPR-associated protein Csb2: protein MLAIGFRFSGGRYHATPWGRHVNEADVEWPPSPWRILRALIAVWHRKIDREVYPLAKLEGLLAQLAESLPSYRLPAAVHSHVRHYMPVREGAKDKNTLIFDAFVRISLEEELIVAWPDVSLDEELKQLLDELLNGLAYLGRAESWVEARRLEAWAGVPDCVPGDAALDVTTGEMGEVVPLFCPQSPSDYQVFRNQWQEANPARGKKKAGGFLPASWLEAVSLETSQLQAAGWSQPPAARRVFYRRPSGALKPAAATVAIRSRKRQTAVTTVRFALYGRPLPRLEDAVKIGELARVALMHMTDRHLGQVTPLLSGHDLPETNRHHHAFFLPECNAQGRIDHLLIHAPGGFGADHLRAMQKLNRLFTRDGNEWQVIYEGAGEVGIFSDVCCYAGSSSIWRSITPYMRPWHIKNKFGVKEQILRECRLRGLPEPVQIRQLNEVFVGNVPRRPVHFHRFRSKRGLVQPDTQGSLLEIVFPEQISGPLALGFACHFGLGLFTPQK from the coding sequence ATGCTCGCCATCGGTTTTCGCTTCTCCGGCGGACGTTATCACGCCACGCCGTGGGGGCGGCATGTGAACGAGGCCGATGTCGAATGGCCGCCGTCGCCGTGGCGCATTCTTCGGGCGTTGATCGCGGTCTGGCATCGCAAGATTGATCGAGAGGTTTACCCGTTGGCGAAGTTGGAGGGGCTTCTGGCTCAGCTTGCCGAGTCACTGCCGTCTTATCGCCTGCCCGCTGCCGTGCACTCCCATGTGCGGCACTACATGCCGGTACGCGAAGGAGCCAAGGACAAGAATACCCTGATCTTCGATGCCTTTGTCCGTATCTCGCTTGAAGAAGAGCTGATCGTCGCCTGGCCGGATGTTTCCCTCGATGAAGAATTAAAACAACTTCTCGATGAATTGCTGAACGGTCTGGCTTATCTGGGAAGGGCCGAGAGCTGGGTTGAGGCGCGGCGGCTTGAAGCGTGGGCGGGGGTACCGGACTGTGTGCCAGGCGACGCCGCCCTTGATGTGACAACAGGCGAAATGGGGGAAGTCGTTCCCCTTTTCTGCCCGCAATCGCCCTCTGATTATCAGGTTTTCCGCAACCAGTGGCAGGAAGCAAATCCTGCCAGGGGAAAGAAGAAGGCAGGGGGATTTCTTCCGGCGTCGTGGCTGGAAGCGGTCAGCTTGGAAACCAGTCAACTGCAAGCCGCAGGTTGGAGTCAGCCTCCAGCGGCGCGCCGAGTCTTTTATCGGCGACCATCCGGGGCGTTGAAGCCTGCTGCTGCAACCGTAGCTATCCGTTCCCGCAAGCGGCAGACTGCGGTGACAACCGTCCGTTTTGCTCTGTATGGCCGACCATTGCCGCGCTTGGAAGATGCGGTGAAAATTGGCGAACTCGCCCGCGTAGCCTTGATGCATATGACGGATAGACACCTTGGGCAGGTGACGCCCCTTCTCTCGGGGCATGATCTTCCCGAGACCAACCGGCATCATCATGCCTTTTTCCTCCCCGAATGCAACGCTCAGGGGCGCATCGATCACCTTCTAATTCACGCACCGGGCGGATTTGGAGCGGACCACCTGCGGGCGATGCAAAAGCTCAATCGGCTCTTTACCCGCGATGGCAATGAATGGCAGGTGATTTACGAAGGGGCAGGTGAGGTGGGCATATTTTCCGATGTCTGTTGCTATGCAGGGAGCAGTTCAATCTGGCGTTCCATCACGCCATATATGCGCCCATGGCACATCAAGAACAAGTTTGGCGTGAAGGAGCAAATTCTCAGGGAATGTCGATTGCGCGGGCTGCCTGAGCCCGTCCAAATCCGTCAGCTAAACGAAGTATTTGTCGGAAATGTACCGCGTCGCCCCGTGCATTTTCACCGTTTCCGCAGCAAACGAGGCTTGGTGCAGCCAGATACCCAGGGATCGTTGCTCGAAATTGTTTTTCCGGAGCAAATTTCTGGCCCGCTTGCTCTCGGCTTCGCCTGTCACTTCGGCCTTGGGCTTTTCACCCCGCAGAAGTGA
- the cas7g gene encoding type I-G CRISPR-associated RAMP protein Csb1/Cas7g gives MALDFSALNSAPRLLLEADLKPIQGTRFQPAGFPDLGAAVYDGPDGRRMLLVESPQSMANRLETVCWDTTADNWNGPLQGLPVIKVVDEKGKSLTNSVLEAHRINSPYILEGKDKSVFDRLKNELAEMEEGAVDIRKLAKVLLQLDVNAVVHGVFLAKKDLAGGRLRLPRLLSAFIEAGDATVAQSGGVKNDHVNPSGDTAKGFGNVPFSRDEYTSSKITAYFNIDLVQLRGFGLGLQVEQLLLAIMLYKIRRFLDHGMRLRTACDFDLIDLRVTRPQSFVVPELAALEAALPGMIQVVAAEGAFATPPVTTVTWRK, from the coding sequence ATGGCACTCGATTTTTCCGCTCTCAACTCCGCGCCCCGCCTGCTGCTTGAAGCCGATCTGAAACCGATTCAAGGCACTCGCTTTCAACCTGCCGGATTTCCGGACCTTGGTGCGGCTGTTTATGATGGCCCTGATGGCCGGCGGATGCTGCTGGTCGAATCGCCACAGAGTATGGCCAACAGACTGGAGACGGTCTGTTGGGACACAACGGCCGACAACTGGAATGGGCCGCTCCAAGGGCTCCCCGTCATCAAGGTTGTCGATGAAAAAGGAAAATCTTTGACCAACTCCGTACTTGAAGCGCACCGCATCAACTCGCCGTACATTCTTGAGGGGAAAGATAAGTCAGTTTTCGACAGGCTGAAAAATGAACTTGCGGAGATGGAAGAAGGCGCCGTCGATATCCGCAAACTTGCCAAAGTCCTGCTGCAACTCGACGTCAATGCAGTGGTTCATGGCGTCTTTCTCGCGAAGAAGGATCTCGCCGGGGGGCGCTTGCGCTTGCCGAGACTTCTTTCTGCCTTTATCGAAGCCGGAGATGCAACGGTTGCTCAAAGCGGCGGCGTCAAGAATGATCACGTCAATCCTTCTGGAGATACCGCCAAAGGTTTCGGTAATGTTCCGTTTTCCCGCGATGAATATACCTCCTCGAAGATAACCGCCTATTTCAACATCGATCTGGTCCAACTGCGAGGTTTTGGTCTAGGTTTGCAGGTCGAGCAGTTGCTGCTGGCGATCATGCTGTACAAGATTCGTCGATTCCTTGACCACGGAATGAGGTTGCGCACGGCCTGTGATTTTGACCTGATTGACCTGCGAGTGACTCGGCCTCAGTCGTTTGTGGTCCCTGAGCTTGCAGCTCTTGAAGCTGCTCTCCCAGGCATGATCCAAGTCGTTGCCGCCGAGGGAGCGTTTGCCACGCCGCCTGTGACGACCGTCACTTGGAGGAAATAA
- the cas8g1 gene encoding type I-G CRISPR-associated protein Cas8g1/Csx17 has translation MMHEHLLGGCTPTPLAHYLKALGILRLVAEQKDPTAAGRWQSEQFVLRTVLTREELEWFFLEEYRPTPIVAPWNGGSGFYPKDNKSGIDLIATATAERFRSYKEVISLGRRCVGGREESPKNEEKTEFLGYLRAQLPDSTLMWFDAAVMLTTDKPEYPPLLGTGGNDGRLDFTNNFMQRVTELLDPKEGKPAPKASMWLAASINGAASHGLLAKAIGQFSPGNAGGPNATAGFDSDSLMNPWDFVLMLEGALLFAGAVTRRMESSDPSLLSYPFTVRAAGAGAGCGNIADEAPSRAEIWMPLWQKAINLRELTALLSEGRVTVGRRAARDGLDFARAIGGYGVDRGIASFQRYAFLMRSGKAYLATPLARLKVLRNPQIDLVTHLDRNQWLERLRRFAREKNAPGRLQQLVRRLEDAIFALAQGGGRLTLQNILILLGRIHQMCADSGKAREVVSPVPTLGAEWGMEADDNSHEFRLACALAGLMEMRSYVLPLKESKGRAEWDAGSYQAVWSGGDLVSNLLRVLDRRLLDVQRSNEATSPLSGHPTADLAAIMAFLRRETDDGRIADLIAGLVNVKLPQQLPRRDLPPEQPPAAFCLMKPLFTPDAILHKLGLLPAEGRLPLPREIVTLLKTDNREQINRAIAVAWRRLRTAGLKLPAHPVQPPVLVGIEGARLAAALMIPLATSDLARICQPLKPVQKTD, from the coding sequence ATGATGCACGAACATCTTCTCGGCGGTTGTACCCCAACCCCTCTGGCCCATTACCTCAAGGCGCTCGGTATCCTGCGGTTGGTGGCAGAGCAGAAAGACCCCACAGCCGCAGGGCGCTGGCAGAGCGAACAGTTTGTTTTGCGGACGGTTTTGACCCGTGAGGAACTGGAGTGGTTCTTTCTGGAGGAATATCGACCAACGCCCATTGTTGCACCATGGAACGGCGGGAGCGGTTTTTATCCCAAAGACAACAAGAGTGGAATTGACCTGATTGCAACGGCAACCGCGGAAAGGTTCCGTTCTTACAAAGAGGTGATTTCTTTGGGGCGCAGGTGCGTCGGTGGTCGTGAAGAGAGCCCGAAGAACGAAGAAAAAACGGAATTCCTCGGATACCTGCGAGCACAACTGCCAGATTCGACTTTGATGTGGTTCGATGCCGCTGTAATGCTTACGACCGACAAGCCTGAATACCCTCCTTTATTGGGGACAGGTGGAAACGATGGCCGCCTTGATTTCACCAACAACTTCATGCAGCGCGTTACAGAGCTTTTGGATCCAAAGGAGGGCAAGCCGGCGCCGAAGGCCTCTATGTGGCTTGCTGCCTCTATCAACGGTGCAGCTTCACACGGTTTGCTAGCAAAGGCCATAGGTCAATTTTCTCCGGGAAACGCTGGTGGCCCAAATGCAACAGCGGGGTTTGACTCCGACTCTTTGATGAATCCGTGGGACTTCGTTCTGATGCTCGAAGGCGCGTTATTGTTTGCCGGAGCCGTGACGCGCCGAATGGAAAGCTCCGATCCCTCACTGCTAAGCTACCCCTTTACCGTTCGGGCAGCAGGAGCGGGAGCCGGTTGCGGCAATATTGCCGACGAAGCTCCGTCGCGGGCGGAAATCTGGATGCCGTTGTGGCAAAAAGCGATAAATCTTCGGGAATTGACAGCATTGCTCTCCGAGGGGCGGGTTACCGTTGGCCGGCGTGCTGCCAGGGACGGTCTCGATTTCGCTCGTGCCATTGGTGGATACGGTGTGGACAGGGGGATTGCCAGTTTCCAACGCTACGCCTTTCTCATGCGCTCCGGAAAAGCGTATTTGGCAACACCTCTTGCGCGGCTCAAGGTGCTTCGCAACCCGCAAATCGACCTTGTCACCCACCTGGACCGCAATCAGTGGCTCGAACGTCTTCGCCGGTTTGCCCGGGAAAAGAACGCACCGGGTAGGCTTCAGCAATTGGTGCGTCGCCTGGAGGACGCAATTTTTGCCCTTGCGCAAGGTGGTGGCCGCTTAACGTTACAAAATATCCTCATACTGCTCGGCCGGATTCATCAAATGTGCGCGGATAGCGGCAAGGCGCGTGAGGTGGTTTCACCGGTCCCCACCCTTGGAGCCGAGTGGGGGATGGAAGCAGACGACAACTCGCATGAATTCCGTTTGGCCTGTGCCTTGGCCGGGCTAATGGAGATGCGAAGCTATGTACTCCCCCTGAAGGAGAGCAAAGGAAGGGCCGAGTGGGATGCCGGCAGTTACCAGGCTGTCTGGAGCGGCGGCGATCTGGTTTCCAATCTGTTGCGGGTACTCGACCGGCGTTTGCTTGATGTTCAGCGCAGCAATGAGGCAACCAGCCCTTTATCTGGCCACCCAACCGCTGATCTTGCGGCAATCATGGCGTTTCTGCGGAGAGAAACCGATGACGGGCGGATTGCCGATCTGATTGCCGGGCTGGTCAACGTCAAGTTGCCGCAGCAACTTCCGAGGCGAGACCTGCCACCTGAACAGCCCCCGGCCGCTTTTTGTTTGATGAAGCCTCTATTTACGCCCGACGCCATTCTGCACAAGCTTGGTTTGCTGCCGGCGGAAGGACGTTTGCCGCTGCCTCGGGAAATCGTCACGCTTCTGAAAACCGACAACCGTGAGCAGATCAACCGAGCCATTGCCGTTGCCTGGCGACGTCTGCGAACTGCCGGATTGAAATTGCCTGCTCATCCCGTCCAGCCCCCGGTCCTGGTGGGGATCGAAGGTGCCCGGCTGGCTGCTGCGCTGATGATTCCACTTGCCACCAGTGATCTTGCCCGCATCTGTCAACCGCTCAAACCGGTTCAGAAAACCGACTGA